In Arthrobacter ramosus, one DNA window encodes the following:
- the mshA gene encoding D-inositol-3-phosphate glycosyltransferase, producing the protein MSLIRRVAFLSLHTSPMEQPGSGDAGGMNVYVRALAIALADLGVEVEIFTRSTSAGQPAVEHPGPGVCVHNVLAGPPRKLPKEELPELLHAMVAEVERIRQRQPHGRYDAIHSHYWVSGVAGLELSALWNVPLIHTMHTMAKVKNLVLESGERPEPRVREDGEQRIVDGATRLVANTPAEAQELVSHYDADFDHIDIAPPGVDLTVFTPAFRARSRAELGVRPGSFHLLFAGRIQRLKGPQVFIEAVGILRKRRPDIDLELTILGALSGAKDFNLQSFITAAGLDDVVTHRAPVKAPKLAGWFRSADVVVMPSFSESFGLVALEAQACGTPVVATNVGGLSRAVADGRTGILVDGHDPSRWADVIEALYDDPRTREDMGRAAAVHAEAFGWHRTAAITLESYHAAIGAVLVRPS; encoded by the coding sequence GTGTCGTTGATCCGTCGCGTTGCCTTCCTGTCACTCCACACTTCGCCCATGGAGCAGCCGGGTTCGGGCGATGCGGGCGGCATGAATGTCTACGTCCGGGCGCTGGCCATCGCGTTGGCGGATCTCGGCGTGGAGGTAGAGATCTTCACGCGTTCGACGTCCGCCGGGCAGCCCGCCGTCGAGCATCCCGGTCCGGGTGTCTGCGTCCACAACGTCTTGGCAGGCCCGCCCCGGAAACTGCCCAAGGAGGAACTTCCCGAGCTCCTCCACGCCATGGTTGCCGAAGTCGAGAGGATCCGGCAGCGGCAACCGCACGGCCGTTACGACGCCATCCATTCGCACTACTGGGTGTCCGGTGTGGCCGGCCTTGAACTCTCCGCATTGTGGAACGTGCCGCTGATCCACACGATGCACACGATGGCGAAGGTCAAGAACCTGGTGCTCGAATCCGGCGAGCGGCCCGAACCGCGAGTGCGTGAAGACGGCGAACAGAGGATCGTGGATGGAGCCACGCGCCTCGTGGCCAACACTCCCGCCGAAGCCCAGGAGCTTGTATCGCACTACGACGCCGATTTCGACCATATCGACATCGCTCCCCCCGGCGTTGACCTGACCGTGTTCACTCCCGCGTTCCGGGCCCGGTCCCGCGCCGAGCTTGGCGTGCGGCCCGGCAGTTTCCACCTGCTCTTCGCCGGACGCATCCAGCGGCTCAAAGGCCCGCAGGTTTTCATCGAAGCTGTTGGCATCCTCCGCAAGAGGCGGCCAGACATCGACCTCGAACTCACCATCCTGGGCGCCTTGAGCGGCGCCAAGGACTTCAATCTGCAGTCCTTCATTACGGCCGCGGGGCTCGACGACGTCGTAACGCACCGCGCGCCGGTCAAGGCGCCGAAGCTGGCGGGCTGGTTCCGTTCGGCCGACGTCGTCGTGATGCCTTCCTTCAGCGAATCGTTCGGGCTGGTTGCCCTTGAGGCGCAGGCCTGCGGCACCCCGGTGGTGGCTACCAACGTGGGCGGCCTGTCCCGTGCCGTTGCCGACGGGCGGACGGGTATTTTGGTTGACGGCCACGATCCCTCCCGCTGGGCCGACGTCATCGAAGCCTTGTACGACGATCCCCGCACCCGCGAAGACATGGGCCGTGCCGCTGCCGTTCATGCGGAGGCCTTCGGCTGGCACAGGACAGCAGCCATCACGCTCGAGAGCTACCACGCAGCCATCGGTGCGGTCCTCGTCCGCCCAAGCTAA
- a CDS encoding DUF559 domain-containing protein: MRNEFALPAELLSGPFTLAQAQARGVPRDRLLRADVERVSRSLYRPIGWDFDLESAARALSAATPGAWISHVTAARLRCSCLPPWLADSTELHLSKPRSVPGARRKGVIGHRVIAAENEVESVDGIRISTRPRTWLDMARLLPLNDLVCMGDELIRVPRQALEGRDTPFATLEELRALVERHPNLQGVVRARQALELMRVGADSAPESLLRLAMLDAGIPEPELQLKLRSDDPFSPSADLGFRQRRVAIQYDGGHHLAEAQTLSDRRRNKAFETAGWTVLVFRKDDLADGFELATKKIKKALRSAWVDPAVASGFASAV, encoded by the coding sequence ATGCGAAACGAGTTTGCCCTTCCCGCTGAACTGCTTTCAGGACCTTTCACGCTCGCCCAGGCCCAAGCCCGAGGTGTCCCGCGCGATCGCCTGCTTCGCGCCGACGTCGAACGCGTCAGCCGAAGCCTCTACCGTCCGATCGGCTGGGACTTCGATCTTGAGTCCGCGGCCCGTGCGCTCTCGGCCGCTACCCCCGGGGCCTGGATCTCCCATGTGACGGCAGCGCGCCTTCGCTGTTCCTGCCTTCCGCCTTGGCTTGCCGATTCAACGGAGCTGCACCTCAGCAAGCCGCGATCGGTGCCTGGAGCGCGCCGCAAAGGGGTGATCGGGCATAGGGTGATCGCGGCCGAGAACGAGGTCGAATCGGTTGATGGAATACGGATCAGCACGCGCCCCCGCACTTGGCTGGACATGGCCCGGCTGCTGCCTTTGAACGACCTCGTCTGTATGGGCGACGAGCTGATTCGCGTACCCCGCCAAGCGCTGGAAGGACGAGACACACCGTTCGCGACCCTTGAAGAACTGCGTGCCCTGGTGGAGCGGCATCCAAATTTACAAGGCGTCGTGCGGGCCCGGCAGGCGCTCGAACTGATGCGCGTGGGCGCGGATTCCGCGCCTGAGTCCCTGCTTCGCTTGGCTATGCTGGACGCTGGAATCCCCGAACCCGAACTTCAACTCAAGTTGCGAAGTGACGATCCGTTCTCGCCGTCGGCCGACTTGGGGTTCCGCCAAAGGCGGGTCGCCATTCAGTACGACGGCGGCCATCACCTCGCGGAGGCCCAGACACTCAGTGATCGACGCCGGAACAAAGCCTTCGAAACAGCGGGATGGACCGTCCTCGTGTTCCGCAAGGACGATTTGGCGGATGGTTTCGAGCTGGCGACCAAGAAGATCAAGAAGGCACTGCGATCGGCGTGGGTCGATCCCGCCGTCGCATCCGGCTTTGCAAGCGCCGTGTAG
- a CDS encoding carbohydrate kinase family protein, producing MDATPRTGFDPLAAIRGDAGEDGAESGCDLLLTGTVFQDIIFTGLDRSPEPGTEVWSQGMGTCPGGVANQAIAAARLGLRTSLAAAFGDDGYGDFNWRILESQEHVDLSLSRRFEGWHSPVTVSLCVDQDRSMVTHGHPSPMSASQLIGDPPKALAAVADLGEEPEPWMLAARKAGVKLFGDAGWDPTGEWSSKRLDQLSNFHAFMPNQREAMAFTGKDNPWSALYTLADRVPVAVVTLGAQGAMAVDSETGEEEWVPSLPVTAYDPTGAGDCFGAAFVVGCLAGWPLGDRLRFANLCASLAVQEVGGSLAAPGWGDIADWWQRANARRERQSSQWLKRFAFLEDIVADVPPGAQRRATATIAHNSDA from the coding sequence ATGGACGCAACGCCCAGGACTGGATTCGACCCCCTCGCCGCTATCCGGGGGGATGCGGGGGAGGACGGGGCCGAGTCAGGCTGCGATCTCCTGCTGACAGGCACCGTGTTCCAGGACATTATCTTTACCGGACTGGACCGCAGCCCTGAACCGGGGACCGAAGTGTGGAGCCAAGGCATGGGGACCTGCCCCGGCGGCGTGGCCAACCAGGCTATCGCGGCTGCCCGGCTTGGGCTGCGGACCAGCCTCGCGGCGGCCTTCGGGGATGACGGATACGGGGACTTCAACTGGCGGATCCTGGAAAGCCAGGAGCACGTGGATCTCTCCCTGTCCAGGCGGTTCGAGGGCTGGCATTCCCCGGTCACCGTCTCCTTGTGCGTGGATCAGGATCGTTCGATGGTCACTCACGGACATCCCTCGCCCATGAGCGCTTCTCAACTGATTGGCGATCCGCCCAAGGCCCTCGCCGCCGTCGCGGATCTCGGCGAGGAGCCAGAACCCTGGATGCTGGCGGCGAGGAAAGCCGGGGTCAAACTCTTTGGCGACGCCGGATGGGATCCGACGGGAGAGTGGTCGTCGAAGCGGCTGGACCAGCTCAGCAATTTCCACGCCTTCATGCCGAACCAACGGGAAGCAATGGCCTTCACCGGCAAGGACAACCCATGGTCTGCGCTCTACACGCTCGCCGACCGGGTTCCGGTGGCTGTAGTGACGTTGGGAGCGCAGGGAGCCATGGCCGTGGATTCCGAAACCGGCGAGGAGGAATGGGTGCCGTCCCTTCCCGTGACGGCGTACGACCCCACAGGAGCGGGCGACTGCTTCGGTGCGGCGTTTGTTGTGGGTTGCCTGGCCGGATGGCCTTTGGGAGACCGGCTCCGTTTTGCCAACCTTTGCGCCTCGCTGGCGGTGCAGGAAGTAGGTGGCTCGCTTGCTGCGCCTGGTTGGGGAGACATCGCCGATTGGTGGCAGCGAGCGAACGCCCGGAGGGAGCGGCAGTCCAGCCAGTGGCTCAAACGGTTCGCTTTCCTCGAGGACATTGTGGCGGATGTCCCGCCCGGGGCCCAACGTCGTGCAACAGCCACGATCGCCCACAACTCGGACGCTTGA
- the tsaB gene encoding tRNA (adenosine(37)-N6)-threonylcarbamoyltransferase complex dimerization subunit type 1 TsaB has protein sequence MLILAIDTSAVASAALISDDAMEGVVESFATEDTRSHAEVLAPGIEKLLADAGVSGADIDLIVTGVGPGPFTGLRSGIATARTLAFAWNKPLFGLMSLDAIALEVAESTEAQAEFLVATDARRKEVYWARYTLNDGQLPQLVDGPHVGFASELPDLPVFGAGGGIYADVVNANEEFSTTQPDAASLGQFAMALLTAGAELPDSTPLYLRESDAQVPGPRKRAL, from the coding sequence ATGCTGATCTTGGCCATTGATACTTCGGCCGTGGCGAGTGCGGCACTCATCTCGGACGATGCCATGGAGGGTGTGGTGGAGTCCTTCGCCACGGAGGACACCCGCAGCCATGCCGAGGTCCTGGCGCCCGGCATTGAGAAGCTTCTGGCCGACGCCGGCGTAAGCGGCGCGGACATCGACCTCATCGTCACCGGTGTTGGCCCTGGGCCGTTTACGGGCCTTCGTTCAGGGATTGCAACCGCCCGCACGTTGGCATTTGCCTGGAACAAACCTCTTTTCGGTCTCATGAGCCTGGACGCGATCGCTTTGGAAGTGGCCGAGTCAACGGAGGCGCAGGCCGAGTTCCTGGTGGCCACGGATGCCCGTCGCAAGGAGGTCTACTGGGCGCGCTACACGCTCAATGATGGCCAGCTACCGCAACTCGTGGACGGTCCGCACGTCGGGTTCGCCTCGGAGTTGCCCGATCTCCCCGTCTTCGGTGCCGGCGGCGGCATCTACGCGGACGTCGTCAACGCGAACGAGGAATTCAGCACCACCCAGCCCGACGCCGCCTCGTTGGGCCAGTTCGCCATGGCCCTCCTGACGGCCGGCGCGGAACTGCCGGATTCCACACCCTTGTATTTGCGGGAATCCGACGCGCAAGTGCCGGGCCCTAGAAAGCGTGCCCTGTGA
- a CDS encoding GNAT family N-acetyltransferase: MSAAVSYEIRPARASDWPGIWAVLEPVIQAGETFTWDRDTSEEAARIKWFKEAPGLTFVAVRDGDVLGTGELHANQGGGGSHVANAGYMVHADHGGQGIARALCAYSLVAARDAGFKAMQFNAVVESNVRAVGLWQSMGFRILATIPEAFQHPTLGYVGLHVMYQEL; the protein is encoded by the coding sequence ATGTCGGCGGCCGTTAGCTACGAGATCCGGCCCGCCCGGGCAAGCGACTGGCCCGGGATCTGGGCCGTCCTGGAACCCGTGATCCAGGCAGGGGAGACCTTCACGTGGGACCGCGACACTTCCGAAGAAGCTGCCCGGATCAAATGGTTCAAGGAAGCGCCCGGCCTGACCTTTGTGGCAGTGCGCGACGGCGACGTGCTGGGTACCGGTGAACTGCACGCCAACCAGGGCGGCGGCGGAAGCCACGTAGCCAACGCCGGCTACATGGTCCATGCCGATCACGGCGGGCAGGGAATCGCCCGAGCACTTTGTGCCTATTCCTTGGTTGCCGCCCGGGATGCCGGGTTCAAGGCGATGCAGTTCAACGCGGTCGTCGAAAGCAACGTCCGCGCAGTGGGCCTGTGGCAGTCCATGGGCTTCCGCATCCTGGCGACTATCCCCGAGGCCTTCCAGCATCCGACCCTTGGCTACGTGGGGCTGCACGTCATGTACCAGGAGCTCTAG
- the alr gene encoding alanine racemase, protein MTYEAAASFEPSTKTGSATVLERSAVIDLDAIRHNVRQFVAIASPATVMAVVKADAYGHGAVQVARAALEAGARWLGVAHISEALALRAAGIDAPMLAWLHTTQSNFQAAVAAGVDVGISGWELDAVVAAAREQERPARIHLKVDTGLGRNGSTIAQWDKLVGQAMEYQDEGLLRVVGIFSHLAVADEPHRPETDEQLAAFREAIAVAEDAGVDTEVRHLANTPATLSRPDAHFDLVRVGLGLYGLSPFEGQNSAELGLRPAMTVRTLVSNCKRVPEGQGVSYGLNYRTSGESALGLIPLGYADGVPRVATGGPVRVNGVNYPVVGRIAMDQMVIDLGNAVTDEAAWLGAEAVMFGDGADGGPTADDWAAAAGTNNYEIVTRISPRVPRIYINETSGADAR, encoded by the coding sequence GTGACTTACGAAGCAGCTGCCAGTTTCGAGCCCTCGACGAAAACGGGTTCGGCAACGGTCCTCGAACGATCAGCCGTCATCGACTTGGACGCCATCCGGCACAACGTACGCCAATTCGTGGCTATCGCCTCGCCCGCAACCGTCATGGCCGTCGTGAAGGCCGACGCCTATGGGCACGGTGCGGTGCAGGTGGCGCGGGCAGCCCTTGAAGCCGGCGCCCGATGGCTTGGCGTTGCCCATATTTCGGAGGCTTTGGCGCTGCGCGCTGCTGGAATCGACGCCCCCATGCTCGCCTGGTTGCACACCACCCAAAGCAACTTCCAGGCGGCAGTCGCCGCCGGCGTCGACGTCGGGATATCCGGCTGGGAGCTGGACGCGGTCGTCGCGGCGGCACGCGAACAGGAACGACCGGCCCGCATCCACCTCAAGGTTGATACCGGCCTGGGCCGCAACGGCTCCACCATCGCCCAATGGGACAAATTGGTGGGCCAGGCCATGGAGTACCAGGACGAGGGCCTCCTGCGCGTGGTGGGCATCTTCTCGCACTTGGCCGTGGCCGATGAACCGCACCGTCCCGAGACTGATGAGCAGTTGGCAGCTTTCCGGGAAGCAATTGCCGTGGCCGAGGACGCCGGAGTGGACACCGAGGTCCGGCATCTGGCCAACACGCCCGCCACGCTTTCGCGTCCGGATGCCCATTTCGACCTCGTCCGCGTGGGGCTCGGGCTCTACGGACTGTCCCCTTTCGAAGGACAAAACTCCGCGGAACTTGGTCTCCGCCCCGCCATGACAGTGCGCACCCTCGTTTCCAATTGCAAGCGGGTGCCCGAAGGCCAGGGCGTGTCCTACGGACTCAACTACCGGACGTCCGGTGAGAGCGCCTTGGGCCTGATCCCGCTCGGATACGCCGACGGCGTGCCGCGGGTCGCCACCGGCGGACCGGTCCGGGTCAACGGAGTCAACTACCCCGTTGTGGGCCGGATCGCCATGGACCAGATGGTCATCGACCTTGGGAACGCGGTGACCGACGAAGCCGCCTGGCTGGGCGCCGAAGCCGTCATGTTTGGTGACGGCGCCGACGGCGGCCCGACGGCGGACGACTGGGCCGCCGCCGCGGGAACCAACAACTATGAGATTGTCACCCGCATCAGTCCGCGCGTCCCGCGCATCTACATCAACGAAACCTCGGGGGCGGATGCCCGGTGA
- the tsaD gene encoding tRNA (adenosine(37)-N6)-threonylcarbamoyltransferase complex transferase subunit TsaD: MNHPATIRPLVLGIESSCDETGVGIVRGTTLLTNTVSSSMDEHVRFGGVIPEIASRAHLDAFVPTLQEALHEAGVALDDIDAIAVTSGPGLAGALMVGVCAAKALSVATGKPLYAINHLVAHVGVGLLDGATGGAVPGGRLPENLGALLVSGGHTEILRIRSITDDVEMLGSTIDDAAGEAYDKVARLLGLGYPGGPAIDKLAKQGNAKAIRFPRGLTQPKYMGTAEEPGPHRYDWSFSGLKTAVARCVEQFEARGEDVPVADIAAAFQEAVVDVITSKAVLACKENGITDLLLGGGVAANSRLRELTGQRCDAAGITLHVPPLALCTDNGAMVAALGSQLIMAGIGPSGVAFAPDSSLPVTTVSV; encoded by the coding sequence ATGAACCACCCCGCCACCATCCGGCCGCTCGTGCTGGGGATCGAGTCCTCCTGCGACGAAACCGGCGTCGGGATTGTCCGGGGCACCACCCTGCTGACCAACACGGTGTCCTCTTCGATGGATGAGCATGTCCGTTTTGGCGGCGTCATTCCGGAGATCGCTTCGCGTGCGCACCTGGACGCTTTTGTTCCCACGCTGCAGGAGGCCCTGCACGAGGCCGGGGTGGCTTTGGACGATATCGACGCCATTGCCGTGACCTCCGGGCCCGGCTTGGCGGGGGCGCTCATGGTGGGTGTCTGTGCGGCCAAAGCCCTCTCTGTTGCCACGGGCAAGCCGCTCTACGCGATCAACCACTTGGTGGCGCATGTCGGCGTCGGGCTCCTTGACGGCGCCACCGGGGGAGCCGTTCCGGGCGGTCGGCTGCCGGAAAATCTCGGTGCGTTGCTGGTTTCCGGCGGGCATACGGAAATCCTGCGCATCCGCAGCATCACCGACGACGTCGAGATGCTCGGTTCCACGATCGACGACGCCGCAGGGGAGGCCTACGACAAAGTTGCGAGGCTTCTGGGCCTTGGCTACCCGGGCGGACCGGCCATCGACAAACTCGCCAAGCAAGGCAACGCCAAGGCCATCCGCTTCCCGCGCGGCCTGACGCAACCCAAGTACATGGGAACCGCGGAGGAGCCGGGACCGCATCGCTACGATTGGTCCTTCAGCGGCCTCAAGACCGCCGTCGCGCGCTGCGTTGAACAGTTCGAAGCGCGCGGTGAGGACGTTCCCGTTGCCGATATCGCCGCTGCATTCCAGGAAGCGGTGGTGGACGTCATAACGTCCAAGGCTGTGCTGGCCTGCAAGGAGAACGGCATCACGGACCTCCTGCTGGGCGGCGGCGTTGCAGCCAACTCCCGGCTCCGTGAGCTGACCGGGCAGCGCTGCGATGCGGCGGGTATCACCCTGCATGTGCCGCCGCTGGCGCTGTGCACCGACAATGGTGCCATGGTCGCTGCCTTGGGCTCGCAGCTCATCATGGCGGGTATCGGTCCCAGCGGCGTCGCGTTCGCTCCGGATTCGTCCCTGCCGGTGACCACGGTTTCGGTGTAG
- the tsaE gene encoding tRNA (adenosine(37)-N6)-threonylcarbamoyltransferase complex ATPase subunit type 1 TsaE: protein MSEALWERTVKVATAEQTHALGSALAGVLEPGDLLVLTGELGAGKTTFTQGLGEGLGVRAGVISPTFVLVRIHPNLPDGPRPGGPDLVHVDAYRLASAAEIDDIDLENTMDNSVTVVEWGRERVEHLSDSRLDIEMHRTMGGAERAVTRPEAGQDAVLDFDPEDDDEPRAIVFRGFGPRWSAVPEILEENA, encoded by the coding sequence GTGAGCGAGGCCTTGTGGGAACGGACCGTCAAGGTCGCGACGGCGGAGCAGACGCACGCTTTGGGCTCGGCGCTCGCCGGGGTCCTTGAGCCCGGTGACCTGCTGGTCCTGACAGGCGAACTCGGTGCCGGCAAGACCACTTTCACCCAGGGACTCGGCGAAGGACTGGGCGTCCGTGCCGGCGTCATCTCGCCCACGTTTGTCCTGGTGCGCATCCACCCCAACCTGCCGGACGGACCGCGCCCGGGCGGCCCCGATCTGGTCCACGTTGATGCTTACCGGCTGGCGTCCGCCGCGGAAATCGACGACATCGACCTCGAAAACACGATGGACAACTCCGTGACAGTGGTCGAGTGGGGGCGCGAACGCGTGGAACACCTTTCGGATAGTCGCCTGGACATCGAAATGCACCGGACAATGGGCGGCGCGGAGAGGGCAGTAACCCGCCCGGAAGCAGGCCAGGACGCCGTGCTGGACTTCGACCCGGAGGACGACGACGAACCCCGCGCCATCGTTTTCCGCGGCTTTGGCCCTCGCTGGAGCGCCGTGCCCGAAATACTGGAGGAGAACGCCTGA
- the rimI gene encoding ribosomal protein S18-alanine N-acetyltransferase, producing the protein MTADDVTAVEVLERRLFPVDAWPMQMFFDELAQVDTRRYVVAEADGQIVAYAGLMCIEPIADVQTIAVVPEFEGKGIGSAILTELIEESRRRGAVEVLLEVRADNPRAQALYVRFGFEQIHVRRRYYRDGTDALIMRLTLTEGTPA; encoded by the coding sequence ATGACCGCCGACGACGTCACCGCGGTCGAGGTCTTGGAGCGCCGGCTCTTCCCGGTGGACGCCTGGCCGATGCAGATGTTCTTCGACGAACTTGCCCAGGTTGATACCCGCCGCTACGTAGTGGCCGAAGCCGACGGCCAGATTGTGGCCTACGCCGGGCTCATGTGCATCGAGCCGATCGCGGACGTGCAGACGATCGCCGTCGTGCCCGAATTCGAAGGCAAGGGAATTGGCTCCGCCATCCTCACGGAACTGATCGAAGAATCCCGACGGCGCGGCGCGGTGGAAGTGCTCCTGGAGGTCCGTGCCGACAATCCACGAGCTCAGGCACTGTACGTGCGCTTCGGCTTCGAGCAGATCCACGTCCGTCGGCGCTACTACCGTGACGGCACGGACGCCCTCATCATGAGGCTCACATTGACTGAAGGAACACCGGCATGA
- a CDS encoding formate--tetrahydrofolate ligase, whose protein sequence is MSENKILSDLEIAQNAAIRPIEEIAGRAGINVDALELYGRFKAKIDPAKLRLPDAKRAGKIVLVSAMSPTPAGEGKSTTTVGLADSLARAGHRVMIALREPSLGPILGMKGGATGGGYSQVLPMDEINLHFTGDFHAITSANNALMALVDNHIFQGNELSIDPRRMTFKRVLDMNDRSLREVIIGLGGPAQGVPRQDGFDITVASEIMAVFCLATDLDDLRERLGRITFGYSYDRRPVTVADLGVQGALTMLLKDAIKPNLVQTIAGTPALVHGGPFANIAHGCNSLIATRTAQQLADIVVTEAGFGADLGAEKYMDIKSRIADVAPSAVVVVATIRALKMQGGVPKELLKEPNVEALAAGVENLKRHVHNVEKFGVTPVVAINKFATDTTEELEWLLAWCAQEGVQAAVADVWGRGGGGDGGDELAAKVAAAVAAAAPSDFRHLYPLSLSVEDKIRTIVQEVYGADGVEFSVPALRRLADIRKNGWSGMPVCMAKTQYSFTDDASQLGAPKGFTVHVRELIPKTGAGFIVALTGAVMTMPGLPKEPAAMRMDVDEHGNPVGLF, encoded by the coding sequence ATGTCTGAAAACAAGATCTTGAGCGACCTTGAAATTGCCCAGAACGCAGCGATACGTCCCATCGAGGAGATCGCGGGGCGTGCCGGGATCAACGTCGATGCATTGGAACTGTACGGCCGGTTCAAGGCGAAAATCGATCCCGCCAAGCTCCGTCTCCCGGATGCCAAACGCGCGGGCAAGATAGTCCTCGTCTCGGCTATGTCTCCGACGCCGGCGGGTGAGGGAAAATCGACAACCACGGTAGGCCTCGCCGATTCCTTGGCGCGGGCCGGTCACCGGGTGATGATCGCGCTGCGCGAACCGTCCCTTGGACCGATCCTGGGCATGAAGGGAGGTGCGACCGGTGGCGGCTACTCCCAAGTTCTCCCCATGGACGAGATCAACCTGCATTTCACCGGCGACTTCCACGCGATCACCTCGGCCAATAACGCCCTCATGGCCCTCGTGGACAACCACATCTTCCAAGGCAACGAGCTCAGCATTGATCCCCGCCGCATGACCTTCAAACGGGTCCTTGATATGAACGACCGCTCGCTGCGCGAGGTCATCATTGGCCTGGGCGGACCCGCTCAAGGAGTGCCGCGACAGGACGGTTTCGACATAACCGTCGCCTCCGAAATCATGGCTGTCTTCTGCCTCGCGACGGACTTGGATGATCTTCGCGAGCGCCTCGGCCGCATCACCTTCGGGTACAGCTATGACCGGCGGCCGGTCACCGTGGCCGATCTCGGTGTCCAGGGTGCGCTGACCATGCTGCTGAAGGACGCCATCAAGCCGAATCTCGTGCAGACCATCGCAGGAACCCCGGCCCTGGTGCATGGCGGCCCGTTCGCCAATATCGCGCACGGCTGCAACTCGCTCATCGCCACACGAACGGCCCAACAGCTCGCGGACATCGTGGTCACCGAAGCGGGATTCGGCGCCGACCTTGGGGCCGAAAAGTACATGGACATCAAGTCGCGCATCGCAGACGTGGCGCCATCCGCCGTCGTCGTCGTCGCGACTATCAGGGCTCTGAAGATGCAGGGCGGCGTCCCGAAGGAGCTTCTCAAGGAGCCGAACGTCGAAGCGCTCGCTGCCGGCGTCGAGAACTTGAAACGGCATGTGCACAATGTCGAGAAGTTTGGCGTCACACCGGTTGTTGCAATCAATAAATTCGCGACGGACACAACAGAAGAGCTCGAATGGCTACTGGCTTGGTGCGCCCAGGAGGGAGTGCAGGCGGCTGTGGCGGATGTCTGGGGCCGCGGTGGAGGGGGCGACGGCGGTGATGAGCTCGCAGCGAAGGTCGCCGCGGCGGTGGCGGCAGCAGCGCCGTCGGACTTCCGCCATTTGTATCCTCTGAGCCTGTCTGTGGAGGACAAGATCCGCACGATCGTACAGGAAGTCTACGGCGCCGACGGAGTGGAGTTTTCCGTCCCCGCGCTCAGGCGCCTGGCGGACATCCGGAAAAATGGCTGGAGCGGAATGCCGGTTTGCATGGCCAAGACACAGTATTCATTCACCGACGACGCCTCCCAGTTGGGTGCCCCCAAGGGGTTCACGGTGCACGTGCGCGAGCTGATTCCCAAGACCGGGGCGGGCTTCATTGTCGCGCTGACCGGTGCCGTCATGACCATGCCCGGTTTGCCCAAGGAGCCCGCCGCGATGCGGATGGACGTCGATGAGCACGGCAATCCGGTCGGCCTCTTCTGA